The Paenibacillus sp. JQZ6Y-1 sequence ATTCTCAGAAATGATTTCGCCCGGTTGAATTTGTTCGTTTATAATTTGCAGCCGAAGCTCGCAGGCAATCACTTCCCCACGGGAAGCGCCCTGTAGCCAGGCAGTTGGATATTGCATCGTCAACGTTCCTTTCTGGTATAAAATCGGCGATAAACAGACGCAGTCAAAGCCAGTACAGATCATTCTACGAATCTGATCATACGGCGTATTCGCTGCTTGCGGATAGGAACCGCTGCCTGCTATGTATTACGATTTTAGCACAAACCGGCAAACCGGATATAACGTTTTCGACGAGCGGTATCGCTGGATAATCCGTATCGCCCTCCTTCACAGTTGAATATAAAAGGATATGCGTTACCCGATTGGATCGGATATACCAATCGCCGGATAACGAATCGAAAATGATCTTGTTGTGTACTTGTATACAACTTCAAAACTTTAATTGTTATCTTACTCCTCTGATTCGCCGATGTAAAGTTTTTGTTGTAAGCGTTTTATAAATTGAGACAAAATACCCTGTTTCGTAGGCATAGACTCTTTATGTGGAATCTATGCTTGGCGCAACAGGGTATTCGATGTTCATGTGTACGTTTTATGCAGAAGTTTTATATAGCAGTTTTATACATCAATTTCATCAATACGTTTCATACATAGGGTTCATATCCAGACGTCATATCAGCGGTAAGCATATACAACTAGCTACACTGACACGTCCGTAAATGATTATTCAGATTCGCCGTTTAAATAACGGAAGAACGGCTGGTCTACCCAGAAGTCATAGCCGGAGATGTCCGCATCCGGTGCTATCTTACGGAAGCCGTCACGTAGGGTCTGCGCCTGATCCTTGAGCGAGAAGGATTGCGCATAATAATGACCGAGTGTGATCTTCGTATTAGAAATGACTGGGTAACCGGACAGCTCGGTTGGTGAATAATACAGCGGTTGCCACCATGAGTTGTAGATTAGCGGTGTTGTAGTATCACTATTCTTTTTCGCGTAGGTAGAGATGATCTGGTTGAAGCGTTCCTTGTCAGCAATGTTGTTGAATTCAAACTGAATATCATATTCCTTGGCATAGGCGATATAGTTACCGTTGTCGATCTGGGTCACTTTATAATCTGGCGTTTCTTTTGGTGTTCCCCATTCTTGCAGGTAAATAAATGCTGATGTTTTCGGCTGGAACTGTACATCGGCATCAATCTGTTCGCTGCGTAGTAGTCCGATTAGCTGTACCGCATGCTTGATGTCATCATGCCCATAGGTGAGGGTTAGATTATCAATAAAGTTGGAGTCAAAACGGCTGTCCTTCAAGTTGTAGCCTGTGACCAGATTGCTGCGCAGCGCTTGATCTACGATGGTTCTCAGCTCTGGCGCTTCGATCAGATCAGCCGTGCGATACGCAGCATACAGCTTTTCATAAATATCGCTATCACTGGCACGACCAATTTCATTTTTGTATTTGCCCAGACTGGTGAGCGTTTTGCCGAGTAGAATATTGGCAGTATCGCGGTCGATGGCTCCGCCTTTACGTAAAACAGGATACAGATGGGCAGGCAGTAGCCCCGTGTCGATTGCCGCTGCTACTTCCTGTGCCGCCTGCCCCTGCAATGTGCTGTCAGTAATGCCAGCTTTGGTCAATGCAGCTTTGATTTTGGTTTGTGGATATGTATACGCCAGTTCCTTGAAGCCAGCAGCTTTGACCGCGATAAATACGGCTGCATATGTACTTAGTGCCTGATCAGCATGTACCTCGGTGCTCGATAAAATGCCATCGTTGTACAGACTGACTGCGGCAGGATACGCAGCATCATCCGGCTTCAGATCAGTAAAGGTTGGTGTAGCCGCATAGGTGGATGATGTAGCCGTTGCCGGTACGATTTGCGAAATGGCTTGTAGGAAATCACCACGCTTCACCTGTTGTGGAAGCTGAAGATTATATTTTGCCTGTAAAAATTGAGCGTAATCTGCTGCTGTCTCGTTGTATGCTGAATTGGTTTCAGAAAGAGGTGGTGCTTGAGGTGTCTTGGTAGTAGTGGGGCTTGCTGTAGATGCTGTAGGTGCTGTCGGTGTCTTCACTGCGGCAGGTGTCTTCACCGCTGCTGGTGTTGTAACAGGTGCGGCATATGCCGGCAATCCAATCGCGCCAAGCGCTGTCGGTGCAGCAAGCAGGGCTGCAAGTGTGAAACGGGTCATCTTTTTCAAATGAATGCCTCCTCGAAATATGGAAATCATAAACAATAAAACAGATTCTCCCAATTCATACCATTCCGATGTGAATTAAAATATTGGAATGAATTTAGCACGGATAAACGATACCTGTCAACGAAAAAATAAGCCAGCCGAATCATCGACTGACTTGTAAAAGGTATTCCTTTCCAAACTAGATAATCTAAGGGATATTAGGATGCAGCAAGCGACATCTCTCCGCTAAATTTTACACGACATAGCTGCGATGACCGGCACGATAAATATAAATGCGTGTACGATGAATATCCCGGCATGTGATCATATGCTCCGGCTCCCAGCCCGGCAATGCAAAATATACGCTAATGATATACGCGTCCTGTCGGCACTGCTCCCGCCATAGCACGCTTAGCCGCTGCATCGCTCCCGGAAATAAATAACAGACGATCAGATCGGTATCCCGATAATCATAGTGATACAGATCGCCGCGAATGAGTGCAATCCGGCTGCGTCGTAGCCAAGCCAGACCGCGCGAAGCCAGATACGGCACAGGCGAATTCTCAATTCCGGTCACATGCAAAGCGGGAAAATGGCGTTTCAAGTGCATCGCTAGCGTTCCCCAGCCCGATCCAGCTTCCACTAGCTTGAGCGGAGGGCAATCATCCAGCATAGCTTCCGTTGTTGTATCTGTCCATGCACCCTGTTGACCCTGCTGGATGGAAGACGCTGTACGCTCTACTCTTGTACCCGCCGATGCTGCTGCCATCCCGTTTACAACGTCTACAGTCCTTTGCCCAGCTTGCGGCTCCCCATGAACGATACGAATACGCTGAATCGCCTCTCGTACCTCACGCTCCACTTCTCCCAACAGTAAAGGCGATGCTGGCAGCGGCGGAATACCATTGCGCCAGCTCACATACACAATCGATGTGACCAGCAGCAATGCGATGATTAATCCAACCATTGATAGGAGCATACTCCACCATTCCATACGTAATCCTCCCGGCAGCGATAAAGGGTCCGCCAAGGTCATATTCTCGTCATTTGCAACCTTGGCACATCTCTAATATTCTGTTGTGTACGTAACGATGCAGTCACTTTTAACAGGAAAATTATAACATATATTTCCATAGAAAATCACCTACATAGACTATGTGAAATAATCTGTACACAGTAAAAAGCCCGCTCTCCGTTACCGGAAAGCGGGCTTGTGTAACTGTATGCAAGAGGGGATGCCAACTGCCATGTGATATGCAAATGACTTGTTGAGCATACCGTATTTGTCCATCAGCCTTTGACTGATCCACCCAGCAGACCGCGTACAAAGTACTTTTGCAGAGCGAAGAATACAGCCAGCGGTGTCAGCATGGATACGAATGCTGCCGCCGTGAGCAGCTGCCAGTCATTACCACGCGAACCAACGAGGTTGGCGATACTCATCGACAATACCTGTACCTCTGGCTGAGAGCCGAGGAAGATGAGCGAAACGAGATAATCGTTCCATACCCACAGGAACTGGAAGATGGAGATCGATGCCAGCGCCGGTACCGACAATGGCAGAATCAGCTTCGAGAAAATAGTAAAGTTGGTTGCACCGTCCATAAAGGCGGATTCAAACAAATCCTTCGGCAGCTGACTGATCGAGTTATACATAAAGTACGTGATCAGCGGCAAACCAAACGCCGTATGCGCCATCCATATGCCAAAGTACGTACCGTTCAATCCGAGTGTCGTATAATCACGCAGAATCGGGATCAATGCTACCTGAAGCGGCACGACGAGCAGTGCAATAATGACGATAAAGAATATTTTGCGTCCACGGAATTTTAGCCAAGCAAACGCATAGGCTGCGAATGATGCGATAAAGATTGGAATGACCGTAGATGGAATAACGACGGCAATCGTATTCCAGAAGGAACGTCCCATGCCGCTACCTTGCTCCGTTTTGATCGTTCCGTCGGGCTGAGTAATTTTGTACTGTTTGCCGCCCAGCACGGTTTCATAGTTTTGCAGGGTAAAGTTGGTCGAAGCGCCCCATTTCTTTTCCTGTACATCCAGTGTACGGGCGCGGCGATTTTCCCAGATCAGACGCTGGTCGCCCACTTGCACACCAGCTTTGAGCTGATCGTCGCTAAAGGTCTGACCATTCACCGTAATCGGCTTACGCAGATCGGTATCACGATCCAGCTTGAGCTGACTGACCGTATCCCATTGACGATGCGGGAATACCGTCCACCAACCGGTTTGCAAAATGTCAGCAGCCGGACGAACGGAGGAGATCAGCAATCCGAGCGTCGGGATAAACCAGATAATACAGATGATGCCCAGCACCAGATTGACGATCCAATTCCCTTTGCGCTTTTGTCCTTTGGCAGATTTACGCATTATAGGGTTCCTCCCTTCTGGAGCTGACGCACATTCAGAATGATCACAGGAATAACAGCAATCAACAGCACGATAGCAAGCGTCGAGCCATAGCCTGCATTTTGATACATGAACAGCTGACGATAGAACTCAGTTGCGACAACCTCAGTACCATACTGTCCGCCAGTCATGATCATAACCACGTCGAAGATTTTCAGCGTGAAGACGATAATCGTTGTCGTTACAGCAAGGACGGTACCGGAGATCACAGGCAGCATGATTTTGAAGAAAATACGCACTTCGCCTGCGCCGTCCATCCGCGCCGCTTCCAGCATATCCTCTGGAATCCCTTTGATGGATGCCGAGAAAATAACCATCGCAAACCCAGTCTGCATCCAGACTAGGATGACGATCAGGAACAAGTTATTCCACGGCTGCACCATACTTAGCCAGCCCTGCGGCTGAAAGCCCATATTCACGATAATCGCATTCAACAGACCGATTTGATCGGCACCCGGTTGATAGTAGTAGATAAACTTCCAAATAACACCGGCAGCAACAAACGAGATCGCCATCGGCATAAAGACAACCGCTTTTGCCAGACGTTCAAAGCTACTACGATCTGCCAGTACAGCGATCAGCAAGCCTAGAATGACGCAGGCAAGCGTACCGAATACGACCCACATCAGGTTGTTGCGTAGCGCCGTCAACAGTAGTCGGTCGGTAAAGACAGCGACAAAGTTGGCAAGCCCAACAAACTGGGTCGAATCTGCGTTGAAAAAGCTCAAATATAGCGTCCGCAGCGTTGGCAGGAATAACAACCAGCCCAGCAGCAAGACCGCTGGTCCAACAAATACGTACGGAATAATGCGATCTTTCCATTTATCTGGATATTGCTCCACTACCCAGTTCAAGGAGTAGTAAATGGAATAGATCCCGAATACGCCCCACAGTACAGCGAGAAACGCATTCACGATCGGCGGCAAATCCGAGCTGCGGAAAAACAGGAAGATCAGCGTGTGCAGTCCCAGATTGAGTAACGGAACAATGATGGATAGCAAAATCAGCTTTGGCGTAAATCGCTGCTGGCTACGCACATCCATTTGTTTGCCTACGTCCATTGGCTTTCCCCCTTCAACATTTTGCAAACCAGTACAGCTTGTTGTTTACAGTTCTCAATACCCGTAAATGAAAGCCAAACGGACCGCGATGAGGCCCGGTCCGTTTTGGCGGTTGGTCTTCGTTGGTTGTGTGATGCAATAAACGAAACGACGTACGTTTTATTTTTTCCAGCCTGCTTGAATTTCTTGCATCGCTTGATCCAGATCGGCAGTACCGCTCACGTAGTCGGTCATCCCTTTCCAGAATGTACCTGCACCAACGGCGCTAGGCATCAGGTCGGAACCGTCAAAGCGAATCGTTTTGGCAGTCTGTACAAATTCGGACATGCGGCGTTCTTGGTCATTCGCGAACCAGTCATCCGGTGTACCATTCATTGGAGGCGTTACACCGCCGGATTTGATCCAGCTTTGCAGCGATTCAGCAGTTGTGAAGAATTCCATTGCTGCACGTACTTCTGGACGGTCATTGAACATTGCATAGATATCGCCAGAGATCATAGCAGGTGTACCGTATTTCTCATCAATGGATGGGAACGGGAACCAGTCGTAATCTTCTGGTTTTACGCCCTCAGGAATGAAGGAAGTGATGAAACCAGCTTGACGGTGCAGCCATGCTTTTGGTGGATCGGTAAACAGTGGAGCGATCGCGTCACCGAAGTTGGTAGTAGCAATAGAGCTACGTCCGCCGTATACATAATCTTTGTTGAACCAGATTTCGGACATTTTTTCGACTGCGTTTTTCACGATTGGATCAGTGAATGGCAGCTCGCCTTTGACCCATTTGTCGTAGTTTTCCGGTGTTGTCGTACGCAGCATGATGTCCTCTACCCAGTCGGTAGCAGGCCAGCCTGTTGCCGCGCCACTCTCAATACCGATACTCCAAGCTGGATCGCCATCAGCAGCGATTTGCTCAGTCAGCTTCATCATGTCGTCCCATGTTTTTGGAACGGTGTAGCCTGCTTCGTCAAATGCTTTTTTGTTGTACCAAACCAAGCTTTTCACACTACTGCGCGCCCAAACACCGGCAGTGATGTCTTTGTTGTCTGGACCAGCCATTTGGCCCATATCCAACCAGCTTTGTTTGTATTGTTTTTTCATATAATCAGCGTCGATAAATGTGGATACGTCAACCACTTTGCCTGCTTTGGCGAAGTTTTCCAGCAGACCCGGTTGCGGGAAGTCCGCGATGTCCGGTGCGTTGCCGCCGTTTACACGTACGTTAATCGTCGCTTCAAATTCTTTGGAGCCTTCATATGCGATGTCGATACCGGTTGCATCTTCAAATGCCTTGATGCTGGCATTGAACTTCTGCTCATCCGCATCCACGAATGGACCGTACATCGTTACTTTTGTACCTTTGTATTCTCCTTTAAGCGCTTTCTCCAAATCGGAGCCAGCAGGCACTTGTGCCGTTGTGATCAGGTTGGTTCCGTCAGTCGTTGCTGCCGTTTCGGTTGTACCTCCGCTGCCAGTCTGCGAACTGCCGGTGGTACTTGTGTTGCTTCCTCCCGAACACGCACTCAGAACGACAGAGAACATCAGTACCAGCATTAAACCTAAAGAACCATTTCTTTTCAGTTTGCCCTGTTTCATGGACTCAACCCTCTCTTTTAATATACAAACCCTCTTTTTGCATGTAGCCTTTCGTGCAAACAGCGTGGAATCTGCTTGACGCTCTAAATAGACAAATTTTACTTTTAATCCATTTTCTAATATTCATCGGTAAAAGTAAACAAAAATTTGATAGCGTTTGCAAATTTTTATCAAATTCTTGCGCTACTACAATTTTGCCGATGCTGACCTCTGCATTAAAGATTTACTCATCTATTTGTAAGCGGTTACAGTTGTACGCAAGAACATTCTATGATATTGCAACCCGATAAGCAATCCCTTTTTTGTAAAAGAAAAAAATATTTTTTGTCCTTATCTTTCATTCATATTTTCGTTAATAATAAATACATTTAAAATTGTTAGCGGAAGTGAGCGGAAGTACAGAAATTACAGAACGGATAAGGGTAAAAAAAGCC is a genomic window containing:
- a CDS encoding class I SAM-dependent methyltransferase; protein product: MEWWSMLLSMVGLIIALLLVTSIVYVSWRNGIPPLPASPLLLGEVEREVREAIQRIRIVHGEPQAGQRTVDVVNGMAAASAGTRVERTASSIQQGQQGAWTDTTTEAMLDDCPPLKLVEAGSGWGTLAMHLKRHFPALHVTGIENSPVPYLASRGLAWLRRSRIALIRGDLYHYDYRDTDLIVCYLFPGAMQRLSVLWREQCRQDAYIISVYFALPGWEPEHMITCRDIHRTRIYIYRAGHRSYVV
- a CDS encoding carbohydrate ABC transporter permease produces the protein MRKSAKGQKRKGNWIVNLVLGIICIIWFIPTLGLLISSVRPAADILQTGWWTVFPHRQWDTVSQLKLDRDTDLRKPITVNGQTFSDDQLKAGVQVGDQRLIWENRRARTLDVQEKKWGASTNFTLQNYETVLGGKQYKITQPDGTIKTEQGSGMGRSFWNTIAVVIPSTVIPIFIASFAAYAFAWLKFRGRKIFFIVIIALLVVPLQVALIPILRDYTTLGLNGTYFGIWMAHTAFGLPLITYFMYNSISQLPKDLFESAFMDGATNFTIFSKLILPLSVPALASISIFQFLWVWNDYLVSLIFLGSQPEVQVLSMSIANLVGSRGNDWQLLTAAAFVSMLTPLAVFFALQKYFVRGLLGGSVKG
- a CDS encoding carbohydrate ABC transporter permease, whose amino-acid sequence is MDVRSQQRFTPKLILLSIIVPLLNLGLHTLIFLFFRSSDLPPIVNAFLAVLWGVFGIYSIYYSLNWVVEQYPDKWKDRIIPYVFVGPAVLLLGWLLFLPTLRTLYLSFFNADSTQFVGLANFVAVFTDRLLLTALRNNLMWVVFGTLACVILGLLIAVLADRSSFERLAKAVVFMPMAISFVAAGVIWKFIYYYQPGADQIGLLNAIIVNMGFQPQGWLSMVQPWNNLFLIVILVWMQTGFAMVIFSASIKGIPEDMLEAARMDGAGEVRIFFKIMLPVISGTVLAVTTTIIVFTLKIFDVVMIMTGGQYGTEVVATEFYRQLFMYQNAGYGSTLAIVLLIAVIPVIILNVRQLQKGGTL
- a CDS encoding ABC transporter substrate-binding protein, whose amino-acid sequence is MKQGKLKRNGSLGLMLVLMFSVVLSACSGGSNTSTTGSSQTGSGGTTETAATTDGTNLITTAQVPAGSDLEKALKGEYKGTKVTMYGPFVDADEQKFNASIKAFEDATGIDIAYEGSKEFEATINVRVNGGNAPDIADFPQPGLLENFAKAGKVVDVSTFIDADYMKKQYKQSWLDMGQMAGPDNKDITAGVWARSSVKSLVWYNKKAFDEAGYTVPKTWDDMMKLTEQIAADGDPAWSIGIESGAATGWPATDWVEDIMLRTTTPENYDKWVKGELPFTDPIVKNAVEKMSEIWFNKDYVYGGRSSIATTNFGDAIAPLFTDPPKAWLHRQAGFITSFIPEGVKPEDYDWFPFPSIDEKYGTPAMISGDIYAMFNDRPEVRAAMEFFTTAESLQSWIKSGGVTPPMNGTPDDWFANDQERRMSEFVQTAKTIRFDGSDLMPSAVGAGTFWKGMTDYVSGTADLDQAMQEIQAGWKK